CATTTGCCCCCCTTTGagtttttagaaaaaaaaaagtattatatatatattatatatatatatatatatatatatataatatatatatatatatatatatatctttgtTGTGATGTGTACGTATTTGCTCctatacttaaaaaaaattatttatgcgttaaaaaattttatatcattaaatattaacataccaataaaaattattgtattatataaatttaatttattagtattCACAAAATCAAATTTACTCATAAtaaacacaaacaaacaaataataataataataataataataataataataataataataataataataataataataataataataataataataataattgccACTCTAGCAAATCAATTAATTAAGTAAAGCTAAGTTTAACTTCtcaaatataaagtattttattAGTGTTTAATAGTTTTCCtaaaattgatatatatatcatttattgaattttattattttatttattttatgtttagacTAACATACAATGATTATTTTCGTTGAAAAAATTTCTACCATAAATTTTATAGAATATCAATtctgtaattaaataaaaaaaattgaatcatTAATTTACAAAAAAAGACATTTGATTATTTAGAccaaatgtaaaaaaaattgtgatttttgatttaaatttttttcttttttactattatgttttttctttgtctttttaactattataaatttaaacaaAACGTAGTTTggttgttttttgtttttattgttggGACTTAGTTATTTTCAGatttatatatatgaaataCGTTAGATGATATAAATCGTTGTTAACTATTTTAGACCTGAAGAAATTATATGACAAACCAAAAACAAGAGAATACCATTAAAAACATTGCATTCATTAGATAATAAACCACAAAATATTTCTCCTACACAAAAGAGAAAAACGGCAAGTGTACTTTTGCTACAGAAAATCACTATTTATATCAATTTGtttaaatcctaaaccctaaactttAAATAACAAAACATTAAACTGATATGCGAATCCAATGCAAGGGAGGTTGACAAATAGTATCAACTCGTAGTCGGCACGACAGTGGATGCAGGGGATATGAGCAGCAACTCCAAACTGTGGATGGAGTTCTACTCTGCTGTCCTTCAGCGATAGTCATACAGAAGACCCATATGGCCCCAGGTCGAGAAATTCGTCAAGTCACACACCTAATGTTGTTCTTCTATTTTAGACATTTGAACTTCAGATGGCCATGAAATTGACAGAATCCCAAAGCACCTTACTTCACACACGGTGAGTAAACCAGCTGCATCAAGCGCGTGAAATAGTTTGATTCCATTCTTTTTTGTCTCCTTGTCGTCCCTACGAAGGAGCAACATCATTGATAGTGCATACTTGACAGCTTCATGGCCCTTGCTTGCGGCATTCTGTAGTATTTCCAACCCAACGACGTGGTTACGTTGCATGTAGAGCTCACGTAGTGTCTCCCGAAACAGAAGCTCCGGGTGGCCACTCTCCATGCACCGGTTGAAGAATCTTATTGCATCCGGGTCGTGGTACCACCACCATCTCATGGCATGCAGAGCGGGTATAGAAACACTGGTGTGCACAATATCCTCATCTCCCACCTCACGCGCAGCGTTACATGTCATTCTGAGACTGCACAGGTCCTTAATGGAGTTTGACGTGACTTTAACGGTTATGGCAACCAAATGTCATGGGGAAGGTAGAGGGTATTTGAAAAACGCTCCATTATCACTTTCTATTAGACGACAACTTGGAAGGGGATATGTATATACTGCTCTGGATATGGAGTGTCAAATAAGTGTGCTACTATATTTATAACTCCACTGCGCCCTTTTCGAATCTTGTTCCCTCAGCCTAAATCGTCGCATCTTatccttttggattttttttcatttttttcgaaatatatatttattaatcgTTTTCGatcatagaaaaagaaaaactgaAAAGTCAAGAAGAAACCCTAAATAAGGAAACTACATTTCTTGGTAATTTTAGTGTTTATTAAGATTAAGAAAGAGAGGGGAAAAAAGTAGATACATTTGTTACAGAGTTTTATACGAAAGAGAAAAAAGGCAACTATACTTTTGCCacagaaatataaaatataaaataatatatattgatgagcggataatttatacgctttttggcattatttttaggtagtttttagtaagtttaagctacttttagggatgtttttattagtttttatgttaaattcacatttctgaactttactatgagtttgtgtgtttttctgtgatttcaggtaaattctgactgaaattgagggacttgagcaaaactctgaaaaaaggctgacaaaaggactgctgatgctgttggaatctgacctccctgcactcgaaatggattttctggagctaccgaactccaaatggcgcgctctcaacggcgttggaaagtagacatccagggctttccagcaatatataatagtcaatactttgttcggaaattgacgatgtaacttggcattgaacgccaagttcatgctgctgtctggagttaaacgccagaaaaacgtcatgatccggagttgaacgcccaaaacacgtcataactcggagttcaactccaagagaagccttagctcgtggattgatcaagctcagcccaaacatacaccaagtgggccccggaagtggatttagacatcaattacttactcatgtaaaccctaggagctagtttattataaatagaactttttactatcatattatcatcctggattgtattttgaatctagtgatcacactcagggggctggcctctcggccatgcttgaaccttttacttatgtattttcaacggtggagtttctgcacaccatagattaagggtgtggagctctgctgtacctcaagtattaatgcaattctattttcttttattcaaatctctcttattcttattccaagatattcattcgcacccaagaacatgatgaatgtgatgattatgtgacgctcatcatcattctcacctatgaacgcgcgtgattgacaaccacttccgttctacatgcaaccgagcttgaatgtgtatctcttagattctccaacagaatcttcgtggtataagctagatagatggcggcattcatgaggatccggaaagtctcaccttgtctgtggtattccgagtaagatcctgggaatccggaaagtctaaccttgtctgtggtattccgagtaggattccggtaatgaatgactgtgacgtgcttcagactcgcaagtgtggggcgttagtgacagacgcaaaagaatcaagggattctattccagtaggagcgggaaccaaccagtgattagccgtgctgtgacagaacgcgtgagcgtagttttcactgcgaggatgggatgtagccttcggccagtgtgatgcctccagacgattagccatgcgagtgacagccgcagaggaccatttttccgagaggattaaaagtagccatcgtcgaacggtgaacccctatacacagcttgccatggaaaggagtaagaaggattgagttgaagcagtaggaaagtaggcgtccttgagccatacagtatctccatatgcttatctgaaattcccaccaatgaatctgcataagtattctatcccttttattatttctattttcgaaacccataaacaaatttaatctgcctaactgagatttacaaggtgaccatagcttgcttcataccaacaatctctgtgggatcgacccttactcgcgtaaggtttattacttggacgacccagtacacttgctggttagttgaacggagttgtgttcactcgtgccaatttcaaaatCCATAaaaagtacaaggagtacaacttaaagaatatggatcacaatttcgtccaccatatatatatatatatatatatatatatatatatatatatatatatatatatattataattaaccTGTGAAGATAAATAAccttattaattaaatttttttttaaatttatatttattggTTAGTGCATATTTACTtgatagttaaaaaataaaattttaaaattttttaattagtaatcatatatatatatgatcaGTGTTGGAAAGTGCGACATGAGTACATGACACAAAGATAAAGAACATAACCACATGTAATATTAATTTGCGAATAAGATCAgtctctgatgagcggataatttatacgctttttggcattgtttttagtatgttttttagtttgttttagttagtttttattatatttttattagtttttagttaaaattcacttttctggactttactatgagtttgtgtgtttttctgtgatttcaggtattttctggctgaaattgagggatctgagcaaaaatctgattcagaggctgaaaaggactgcagatgctgttggattctgacctccctgcactcgaagtgaattttatggagctatagaagccaaattggcgcgctcttaactgcgttggaaagtagacatcctggactttccagcaatgtataatagtccatactttgtccgagatttgatggcccaaactggcgttccaaatcagctcaaaactgcccggcgttaaacgccggaactggcacaagaatgggagttaaacgcccaaactggcacaaaagctggcatttaactccaagaaaagtctctacacatgaaagcttcaatgctcagcccaagcacacaccaagtgggcccggaagtggatttttatgtcatttactcatttctgtaaaccctaagctactagttctctgcaaataggaccttttactattgtattttcatctttcaatcttagaatcttttgatcatgtttttatgattaaaccctctttggaagctggtcattcggccatgcctagaccttgttcttatgtattttcaacggtggagtttctacacaccatagattaaggtgtggagctctgctgtacctcgagtatcaatgcaattactattgttcttctattcaattcggcttattcttgttctaagatatcacttattcctcaacttgatgaatgtgatgatccgtgacactcatcatcattctcacctatgaacgtgtgcctgacaaccacctccgttctaccttagattgattggatatctcttggatcccttaatcggaatcttcgtggtataagctagaattgatggcggcattcaagagaatccagaaggtctaaaccttgtctgtggtattctgagtaggattcaaggattgaatgactgtgacgagcttcaaactcctgaaggttgggcgttagtgacagacgcaaaagaatcactgaattctattccaacctgattgagaaccgacagatgattagccgtgctgtgacagagcgcgttgaacattttcactgagaggacgggactgtagccactgacaacggtgatgcccaacatacagcttgccatggaaaggagtaagaaggattggatgaagacagtaggaaagcagagagatggaagggacaaagcatctccatacgcttatctgaaattctcaccaatgaactacataagtatctctatcctcattttatgttttattcatatatcatccataaccatttgagtctacctgactgagatttacaaggtgaccatagcttgcttcataccaacaatctccgtgggatcgacccttactcgcgtaaggtttattacttggacgacccagtgcacttgctggttagttgtgcgaagttgtgaaattatgtttagaccatggtattgagcaccaagttttttggagccattaccggggattgtttgagttgtgaaaagtagagatcacaatttcatgcaccaagtttttggcgccgttgccggggattgtttgagtttggacaactgacggttcatcttgttgcttagcttaggtatttttcttcagagttcttaagaatgaattctagtgtttcaaggtgatgttcttatcatcaccaaagctgattgattctcatcaatttagctcttaaatgtaatgtcctgctgaagcttggctagccatgtctaatttctttagactaaagctttagactaacattgcatgattcctggaattttcattaagaattttgatatccttattttctttttcactcaattttcgaaaaaaatccaaaaaaattataaaatcttaaaatcaaaaatatttttgtgtttcttgtttgagtctagtgtctaattttaagtttggtgtcaattgcatgtttctattcttcttgcatttttcgaattcattcatgtgtcttcattgatcttcaaattgttcttgatgatttccttgatctgatctttaaattctcttatcttaagtgttttgttgtttctcatatgcattttcaatttgttagtgtcaatagtatacaaacttctaagtttggtgtcttgcatgcattgtttatttaattttagttgcattttgattattcctcatcattaaaaattcaaaaaaaaatttctttgtgtcttttcaagtcaataatacagagaattgaagattcagaacatacaacagaggaattacacagaaaaagctgggcgttcaaaacgcccagtgaagaagaaaaactggcatttaaacgctagccagggtgcctggctgggcgtttaacgcccaaaaggggtgagttttgggcgttaaacgctagaatgtatacatttctgggcgtttaacgccaggatggcacaagagggaagattttgtttttaattcaaattttttttcaagttttcaaaatttttcaaaatcaaatctttttcaaatcatatcttttcaatcatatattttcaaaatcaatttctttccattttcaaaaatacttgctaacaattaataatttgattcaacatttcaagtatgttgccttttctgttgagaaaggtttaatgtctgaatcatatcttttaaatttcttgttagccaagtcattaattttcaaaatcaaatctttttaaattgtttttcaaatcatatcttctcaatcatatctttttaaaaaatatatcttttcaatcatatctttttatcacaatttttttaaatagttttcaatcatatctttttgatttctaatttcaaagtctttttcaaaaatcactttatttttttcccaatcatatttttcgaaaatcattctccattttttcaaaatgtttttaaaatgtttttaatttatttttgaaaatttcttctcctcttttcacatccttctatttatggactaacactcctcctcaatgcacaattcgaactctatctttcttgataagttcgaattcttctacctcttccttctatttttcttttcctctgacacctcaaggaatctacattgtgatatagaggattccatattttct
The Arachis stenosperma cultivar V10309 chromosome 7, arast.V10309.gnm1.PFL2, whole genome shotgun sequence genome window above contains:
- the LOC130939390 gene encoding uncharacterized protein LOC130939390, translating into MTCNAAREVGDEDIVHTSVSIPALHAMRWWWYHDPDAIRFFNRCMESGHPELLFRETLRELYMQRNHVVGLEILQNAASKGHEAVKYALSMMLLLRRDDKETKKNGIKLFHALDAAGLLTVCEVRDTPSQVTKEGLQNLRQAGLLCGGGPKEVLHQAYVPAARKRVCQKNLAAPRVADWMWVCEPMFTILGVRLPFSPFVMGLLNRCDIAPS